Proteins found in one Carassius auratus strain Wakin chromosome 12, ASM336829v1, whole genome shotgun sequence genomic segment:
- the LOC113111984 gene encoding interferon regulatory factor 3-like → MAQTKPLFVPWLCEQIQSGGYPGVCWINKEQGQFSIPWKHALRQDSNSDDVLIFKAWAQTSAAGDGRINGDNSVWKRNFRSALRAKGFKMILDNKNDAANPHKVYQFPSEAHSAALGSEGSQETDFSPDLYLEDSDVFTTHPPQGLEQDFTGLNLKESPSRVHEVWNPDQLYLGLGDQGLFQETSPCPESHYHIMDTHAPFSSAEGATAAYQPDVEGVGHQGSIPMPKLETFFRIKVYYKGKMVKEQLVENDIGFRLTYQGNMDESNLMGRADLPVVRLPSPEAILDQIQAKHTNEILNNLGGLEIRRLDGVVWGHRWGLSRIYWGLCKHENSQTPRELSKNKPETIYFFREYISGLMEFMQTSQESPSCTLYFFLGEKWPDPKKKPWEKKLIMIEVILTSLEDLKTMAVENGASSLQSVELQLSLEQMMELC, encoded by the exons ATGGCTCAAACAAAACCGCTCTTTGTTCCCTGGCTGTGTGAACAAATCCAAAGTGGAGGTTATCCTGGAGTGTGTTGGATCAATAAAGAACAGGGACAGTTCAGCATTCCCTGGAAGCATGCTTTAAGACAGGACTCCAACAGTGATGATGTCCTCATATTCAAG GCCTGGGCTCAGACGAGCGCTGCGGGAGATGGCAGGATAAATGGAGATAACTCTGTCTGGAAGAGAAACTTCCGTAGCGCTCTTCGAGCAAAAGGCTTCAAGATGATACTTGACAACAAGAACGATGCCGCTAATCCACACAAAGTCTATCAGTTTCCATCTGAAGCTCATTCTGCAG CTTTAGGATCCGAGGGCTCTCAAGAGACTGAT ttctcACCAGATCTGTATTTGGAGGATAGCGACGTGTTTACTA CACATCCACCCCAAGGCTTGGAGCAAGATTTCACAGGACTAAACCTTAAAGAAAGTCCCTCACGAG TTCATGAAGTTTGGAATCCTGATCAGTTATATCTGGGGCTCGGAGATCAAGGACTCTTCCAAGAAACCAGTCCATGTCCAGAATCCCATTATCACATAATGGATACTCATGCGCCCTTTTCTTCGGCTGAGGGGGCGACGGCTGCGTATCAACCAGATGTTGAAGGTGTAGGTCATCAGGGGAGTATTCCTATGCCAAAACTGG AGACGTTTTTTCGGATTAAGGTTTATTATAAAGGGAAGATGGTAAAGGAACAGTTGGTGGAGAATGACATTGGTTTCAGATTGACGTATCAGGGAAACAT GGACGAGTCCAACTTGATGGGCAGGGCTGATCTACCAGTGGTCCGGCTGCCTAGTCCCGAAGCTATTCTGGATCAGATCCAGGCCAAGCATACGAATGAAATTCTGAACAATCTGGGGGGTCTGGAGATCAGGAGATTGGATGGCGTGGTTTGGGGTCACCGCTGGGGATTGAGCAGGATCTACTGGGGTCTCTGCAAACACGAAAACAGCCAAACACCCAGAGAGCTCTCCAAAAACAAACCTGAAACCATCTACTTCTTCAGAGAGTATATATCAG GTTTGATGGAGTTTATGCAGACAAGCCAAGAATCTCCTTCCTGCACTCTTTACTTCTTTCTGGGAGAGAAGTGGCCCGACCCCAAAAAGAAGCCATGGGAGAAGAAACTCATCATGATAGAG GTTATTCTGACTTCACTGGAGGATTTGAAGACGATGGCTGTTGAAAACGGGGCGTCTTCACTGCAGTCGGTGGAGCTCCAGCTCTCTCTGGAGCAAATGATGGAGCTGTGTTAG